The genomic region TGGACAGCGATGTGAACCCCGAGGACTCAGGCGCGGACGGGGTGCTGGCGGGCATCACGCTGGTGGGCTGTGCCACGCGCTGCAACGTACCACGCAGCAACTGCTCCTCCCGGGGGGACACCCCGGTGCTGGACAAGGGCCAGGGTGAGTCCTGGGCCCGGGGGACACCCCGGTGCTGGACGAGGGCCAGGGTGAGTCCCAGGCCAGGCCCGTGGCCGTCTCTTCTCACccttcccttctacaggggaagTGTCGGCTGTCGCCAATGGGAAGGTCAACCCAGCTCCATCCACGGAGGAGGCCACAGAGGCCACGGAGGTGCCAGACGCAGGGTCCAGCGAGGCAGAGGCAGCTGCCGTTCGGCCTGGGCCCCTCACAGAGCATGTCTTTATGgacccagcccccaccccggcccccagCGCCCAGCCTGACAGGTGGGCTCTCTCAGGGTGGGGCAGCCAAATGGGGGGGACTGGCGGGGGTGGGGACCGGGCTTCCATGGACCTCCCTGGAGCCACCATCCTCCTCACAGTGAGAACGGGCCGGAGGCCGACGTGAGCGGCGCGCAGCCCGAGCCAGAGCCCAGCGGGGACCCCGCGGGCAGCACCAGCGCTGCGCCCACCATGTGGCTGGGAGCCCAGAACGGCTGGTAGGTGGGGCcccaggggttggggtggggagggccccCAGGCACCCCCGCCCACCAGCCTCTTCCTGCAGGCTCTATGTGCACTCAGCCGTGGCCAACTGGAAGAAGTGTCTGCACTCCATCAAGCTGAAGGACTCGGTGCTGAGCCTGGTGTGCGTGACCCCGccggggggtgggcagggagggcccAAGGCAGTGGCCTGAGCCCAGCTCACCGCCCACCTGCCCTCCCGTCACAGGCACGTGAAGGGGCGCGTGCTGGTGGCTCTGGCCGACGGGACACTGGCCATCTTCCACCGGGGTGAAGGTGAGACCTGGTTTGGGGATGCGGGGGGCCTGACATCCCCTCAGGGTGCGACCCCCCATGTGAGcagaggcagcccagccaggccTGAGCAGGGCTTGTGGGTTCTCTGCAGACGGCCAGTGGGACCTGAGCAACTACCACCTGATGGACCTGGGCCACCCGCACCACTCCATCCGCTGCATGGCCGTTGTGCACGACCGCGTCTGGTGCGGCTACAAGAACAAGGTGCACGTCATCCAGCCCAAGACCATGCAGATCGAGGCAAGTGTGGCAGGGCTTCCCACACAGGGGCTTCGCGGGGTTGCAGGAAACGCCCTCAGGGGGGCGACTGGTTCGTCGGAGGTCATGGGCCAGCAAAGGGCGGCCGGGATGTGAATGCCTGTCTGCCTGGAGCCCGCCTGCTGTTTCCCCCTGACAGCAGTCGCAGTCTGCGCGGGCCCCACGCACCTCCCTTGGCATGGCTGTGGGGAGGTCCCGGGGCCCCCAGGAGGAGAGGGCAACGAAGCCCTGAAAGGCGGCTGTGAGCTGCCTCAGGGACACTTGGCTGTGGCAGCTTCAGGGACCCCACCCCGTTGATGGGCTGCCCTGACCCCACAGAAGTCGTTTGATGCCCACCCACGGCGGGAGAGTCAAGTGCGGCAGCTGGCGTGGATCGGCGACGGGGTCTGGGTGTCCATCCGCCTGGACTCCACGCTGAGGCTCTACCATGCCCACACCCACCAGCACCTACAGGACGTGGACATCGAACCCTACGTCAGCAAGATGCTGGGTGAGGGCACTGGCCAGcgtgtgggggcaggggtccccCGAGGCTGCCCGctgaccaccccccgcccccacaggCACAGGAAAGCTAGGCTTCTCCTTCGTGCGCATCACAGCCCTGCTCATCGCGGGCAACCGCCTCTGGGTAGGCACCGGCAACGGAGTCGTCATCTCCATCCCCCTGACCGAGAGTGAGTACCCCAGGCGCCTGCGGAGACGGTGGGCGCACGTCAGGGTCCCGGGCGGGGCACAGGCTGCCCCTCTGTGACCACcggtctctctcccttccttgcttcgccctcaccctctccagccGTGGTCCTGCACCGAGGCCAGCTCCTGGGGCTGAGAGGTGAGTCCAAAGTGCCCGCCTTCTGCTCTCAGGAGGCCCCCATCCTGGACGCCCTGGGGCTGAGATGGCCTTGCCTTTGGCTTGGCTGTGGGCCCCAGGCaggccccaccccatccctcgcCTGCTGGAAGGCTGACCCGCCCAGTGGGCAGGCTCAGCGCCCCCAGCCCCTCTCTCTCTTCAGCCAACAAGACGTCCCCCACGTCGGGAGAGGGGGCCCGCCCCGGCGGCATCATCCATGTGTATGGTGATGACAGCAGCGACCGGGCAGCCAGCAGCTTCATCCCCTACTGCTCCATGGCGCAGGCACAGCTCTGCTTCCACGGCCACCGGGATGCCGTCAAGTTCTTCGTCTCAGTGCCAGGTGAGCTCCCGgcaccccccactccaccccaccccagggtTGTAGCATGGCCCCGGCAGGAGACTGCGTGGGGCCCCCGACACCCCGCTGAGACCCTGTGCTGTCGGCAGGGAACGTGCTGGCCACCCTGAATGGCAGCGTGCTCGACAGCCCATCCGAGGGCCCCGGGCCCGCCGCTACCGCCACAGATGCCGAGGCCCAGAAGCTGAAGAACGTGCTGGTGCTGAGCGGCGGGGAGGGCTACATCGACTTCCGCATTGGTGAGTGCGTGTCGCGGGGCAGGGCCGGGGCGTCCCGGGCGGGCGGCCTCTTCACGCAGTCGTGCTCTCCCCAGGCGACGGCGAGGACGACGAGCCGGAGGAGGGTGCGGGGGACGTCAGCCAGGTGAAGCCGGTGCTGTCCAAGGCCGAGCGCAGCCACATCATCGTGTGGCAGGTGTCCTACACCCCCGAGTGAGCTGCGGCCCTCCACCCTGCCCGCCTGATGCCACCCGCACCTGTACATACGCCCCGCCCACCTGCCCACCGCCGCCCCAGGGCGGCCAGGCGCCCGTCCACCCCACTTCTGACCTCTCAACCTGCAGCTTTCACCTGAGGCCcggggcctccccccaccccgcgaGCTGGCAGAGCAGCTGgtctggctgggggtggggcggggagccggcagcgttcTGACCAGGGAGGTGCAGAGCCTCTTGGAACACTGGCTTCCCAGCAGCTCCTGGCCGGCACCCGGTCCTAAGTCCTCCAGGCCCAGAGCACTGCAGGGCCAGAGCGAGGCAGAACCCCAGGGGGGATCAGGCCAGGGCACACCCTGGCCCTGGCTCCACCCTGGGCCCTCCACTCCCATCACTCTCTCCCAGGGTCCCCCCGGGGAGCAAGCAGGGACTCAACCCTGCTGAGTCTTCCTACCCTCGGTCCACTTGCCTTTGACTGCTGTCCACGAGAGCGGGGCTCCAACCCTCAGGGAGCTGGCCCAGCCGCTCACTTTCCctgggctccccccaccccaacccctgccaCCCCGGGAACCGGCATGAAAGCACGTAACCAAGCTCCCTGGGGCAGCTGCTcgagcagacagacagacagacgccCTCATCCAGCTCGAGCCCTGTTATCATCCCGTGTGCTAGGCCCTCACTGACCTGTGTCTTCCCCTCACCACTGGCTCAACCTGGGCAAAGACCCACGTTGTAGGAGCAGGCCCCTTGAGTCCCACCCCTCTCGGAAGCCCCTAGGGTGGAATTTCTCAGGCTGCCAGGGCAGGCCCAGGCCTCAGgaagaaggggggggggggcctgaCCTCTCCTGGGGTCAGTCCTTGGATGTAGGCTCAGCCTCAGGGTGATGGGAAGGAGTGCTCCAGGGCCTGCCTCTGGTGCAGTCTCTGAGGAGCCCGCTCCTAAGACACGCTACTAAGTGCCTGGGGCCAGTGGCGCGGCCTGCTCCTGTCAGGGCCCTGATGACAGGCTGACTCTGCTCAGCAGAGGCCAAGGAGAGGAGCTGCTAGGCGTCCGTGCCTGCTGCTCCGAGGGGCATTGCCTTGGACAGCTACCCCCCCTGCCCAGGCCTCACTTCTGTTCCTCCAGGCACTGGGCAGGGTCACCCAGGCCctgctgcccaccccctcccacagAGAAGCACAGACCCTGGGCAGCTGCCCCCCGAGCCCAGCCGGTTCCACTGCAGGCTTCCCCCATGCCCTGCCACTCTCCACTGTGATGTCCGTCAAGTCCCTCTCTGTCCTCAGGGGGCCTGAGGTGACCTGGGGGTGAGCCGGGTGGGTGCAGCCAGGGGAAGGGGCTGGGATGATTCTCCTCAGGCTTTGGCCCTGCAAGTGACCCTACGTATCTGCTCTGTATGTAATAAATGTCTTAACACCATACTTCTGTGTCCCTGGGCCCAAACCAACTGGAGCACAAAAGTTTTCTTCCgtttattataaaaacaaatgcCCCTGCAAGCCAAGTACCAGAGCTGTGCCCTGCTGCGTTTCCAGGCAAGCTATATCCAGGGCAGGAAGGCAACCAGAGCTCGGCAGGCGGGCACCCACCTGCCCTCCGGAAGGCTGCTGCGGGGCTACCACAGGACAGGCGCTCTGAGCTCCGGGGTGGGGCCTGGAGGGGGCGGGGTCAGCCGCAGCCCGCTTCAGAGGCCCGGCTACTCGTACAGCCAGTGCCCCGCGCTATCCTCCCAGCACAGGAGCTCGTCTGTGCGGAACCACAGTGCGATCTCGCGGCGGGCGCTCTCCACCGAGTCGCTCCCGTGAATCACGTTCCTGTGCGGGAGAGGCGGCGTGAGCACAGCCCGGGGCAGGCAGAGCTCGGTCAAGGCCCCGCGCAGCCCACTTTGGAGAGTCGGAACCCGACTTACTTGCCGACCTCGATGCAGAAATCGCCGCGGATGGTGCCGGGCGCGGCGTCGGCCGGATTCGTGGCTCCGATGAGCGCCCGGGAAGCGCGCACAACGTCCAGACCCTGCCACACCTGCCGACAGGGTCGGAGGTCAGCGCTGGGTCAGCGTcctgcccgcctgcccgcccgcccgccgacACTCACCATGGCCACCACCGGCCCGGAGCCCATGTACTTGACCAGGCGCCCGAAGAAGGGGCGCTCGCGCAGCTCGGCATAGTGTTCCCGAAGCAGCTCCTCCGAAGCCTGTTGAGGTAGGGCGACAAGCCACGTGCTCGGGGATCCTGGCCCCCGGGGCCCCGCCCCACGCCTGTAGACCCCGCCCCGTTCCCCACGGCTGGAGACCCCGGCGCTCACCAGCACCAGCTTCAACGCCACCAGCTTGAAGCCCTTCCTCTCGAAGCGCCGCACGATCTCGCCCACGAGCCGCCGCTGCACGCCGTCGGGCTTCACCGCCAGGAAGGTGCGCTCGTGCACGCCGGTGTAGGCTGCGGGGACCGGCGGGGTCGGGGCGCGTCAGGCCCAGCcgcaccccctccccgccccgcgtgGCCCGGCCCGCGACGCTCACCCGCCGGGAAGAGGTTGGCGAAGATGGTCAGCATCAGGCAGATCATGATGGCGACGGCGGGGCGAGGGCGGTgcgggcccggggcgggggcggtgccCGGACCGGGGCGGAGCCTGTGCTTAAAGCGGCCTGGTAGCTGGGAGCCGCAGCCTCGGTGGGCGCGGCGAGGCGGCGCCTGTCGTCCACGCCCACACCGGGACCTCTACGGCCGCGCCCGGGCCGCCCCAGTCCCCTTGGGTCTCCGCACCGAGGGTCGTAAACAGCAGTGACAGCCTGTTCCTCCCCGAAGCCCTGCCACCAGCCCGCTTTGGCCCCCCAACTCCAAACTCAAAAGAAGCCACATCCCAGGTTACTTCATGTGCCTTTATTCGCGTTCTGTTTCTGCCCGGGTCGTGGGAGGGGAAGCCAAGGTGGAAGTGACAGGCCAGCACTGGGCTCCACACCTGCTGCCCTGCTGCTTCCAGCGTGCCCCCAGGAACCACTTCTGGCAGTCAGATCTGCGAGTTGGGGAAGCCGGGACAGAGGAGATAAGGTGCAGACCGCACCCTTTGTACGAAAACGTAGAACGTCGACAAGTGGGCGGGGAGGTCAGATCCAAGATACCAAGGGGGCTGATTCAGGTGTGACCCAAAGGGGTGCCCACCGTCTTGCACTCTTCAGGCAGCCTGCCCTTTCCCGCACTTTAGACTGCTGTGCCCTTGGTCTTTTTCTTCGCCTCCTGGTTCTCAGGATAGTCCCAGGGATCAGTGCGTATCCTCTCCAGGCTGAGCATGGGCTCCTCCGTGCTGGGGTCTCCGTTTTTCTGTCGCTCTGCTAGAATCATGGCCCGGAGGAGCGGCGGGTAGGGGACGGGGCGCGGCGTGTCCTCCGGCGCCGGCGTGAAAGAGGTGAAGGCCTCCTCCTCGTGCTTGGGCACCAGCCGCCAGTCGTGGTACATGACCTGCTCGATCTCCCGGGCCTCACTCTCCGTCTTTCCTGGGGAGAGGAGACCGGGGGCCTTTGCTCAGATGTTGCCGGAACAACCTGTTGCGGGCAGCCTCCCCACCGAGTCTCCGACGCCTTACCTTTGAAGGTCAGGATGCCCCAGGCCTTCCCGTGGTCCAGGTTCTGTAAAGCAAGTAGGCGAGGAGGTCAGCTCGGAAAGCGCTCGCCCAGGGGTCGGGCGACAGGAGACCCCCTCCCACTCAGCGGCTCGCAGGGGAGGCGCCGGAGCCGCGCGGGGCCCGGAGCGGCGCAGAGCTCGCGGTGCGCGCACCTGCGCCGTGTAGTCCGGCCGGACCCGCGTGAGGCGCCAGTAGCACGGCTCGTCGTGCTGCCACAGCCAGGACTTGCGCGTGACCAGGCGGCCCAGGCCGAAGAACGGGAGGCGGCCGAGCAGTTGCAGGAGCCGACTCTCGCGGCGCACGTCGATCCAGGCTCGCATGGGCAGCTTGCGGCCCGAGTGCGGCCGCATCAGCGTCTCGTAGTCCAGGGCGTAGCGCACCGAGTCGCGCGGCCGCTCCCGCTGCTCGCGCAGGGCCCGCACACGGCGGGCCAGCTCGGCGATCAGTCGCGGCCGCACCTTCCTGCGCGCCATGGCCGGGGCGGCCTCCACGGTCCGGCCGGAAGATGCCACCGCCGCGGCGCTGCAGACCCGCCTGGCGCCGGAAGCGGCGGGTGTCCCCTGCAAAGGAGTCCGGGCACGGCCGGAAGTGGAGAAGGGGCCGGGCGGGCCATGGCGAGGGCAGGGCCCGGGAGGGCCGGGGGCGCCCGCCGGGGCCAGGAACAGCTGCGGCCCCCGACGTGGGAGATCTCGGACTCGGACGCCGAGGGCCCGGCTAGCGCGGAGACCCCCGCGACGACTCGGGACCCGGCGGGAGAGCGCAGGCCGGCGGCCGAGGCGCTGCGGTGGCTGCGGCCCTGGCAGGCGGTGCGTCGCCTGGCAGTGCTCGTGGACCCAGGTGCGGGGAGCCGCCCGGGTGGGAGCCCGGCCTTGGGGGACCCGGTTGGACGGACTCCGCCCTGCGCCCTGGGAGCCTGCCGGGGGTCAGTGCTGGCAGCGCGCTGTCCGGGCGGTGGGTGTCCGGTGTCCGCGCGGGGGAGGGAGCAGTGACCGCCGGCTTCCTTTCGCCCTGTCCCAGCCGTCCTGGAAGACGCGGGTGCCGACACCTTGATGGAGGCCCTGCACGCCCTGGGCTGTGAGCCCCGCGTGGAGCCGCAGCGCCCGGCGCGGAGCCTCCGCTGGAGCCGAGCGAGCCCAGACCCTTGCCCGCGCGGTGTGAGTGTCCCGGGGGTGGGGGCCGAGTGCAGCCCTGGGTTGGGTGTTTAACGTAGCAAAGATGCTCTGAGAGGCACGTTTCCCAAAGCAGCGAACTGAGAATGGGGGCCGCGGAGCGGGCGGTAAAAGGCTGGGACCCAGAGCCTGAAGGAAGGGCCGCGCTGAGGGACCGGCCCTGCCAGCCCGTCCAGGCTGTGGCCGCAGGCGTAGCCGCCTGGCCCTCTGGCTCGGTGTTAGTAGAAGTCGGGATGCTGGGCTGGTGGAGAGCAGCCCGGGGAGAACCTATGTGAGCCCCGGGACTCCTGGGGGCCCGGACTGTGGCCCGGGGTGGGCAGCAGCACCCCCCATGTCCCCCAGGTGCCCCCTGAAGTGTGGGCTGAGGATGAGCCccacgtgctgctgctgctggaaccTGAAGAGTTTGTGCGTGGAGTGATCCAGCTGACCCAGGTGCGGCGGAGGAGTGGGAGGAGAGCCTTGTCGGCAGTTGGCAGGGCTGGGTGCTCTGCCTTGGGCGTCAGGGCTGAACTGGGGGAAACTGCTGGGCTCTTGGGCTGGCAGCAGATGGGAGCCACAGTTGCTTCTAGACCGCAGAAGCCACGATGAGGCAGGTTCTCTTGAGCCCTGAGTCAGAAGTTAGGTGGTCAACTGCGGGTGGGGGTCTGGAGACCAGGGCCGCAGGCTGGCTGTGCAGTCGGCCTTGTGACACCCCACAACCCAGCCCCCCTGGCACGAGGAGAAATAGGGATTGCTCTCTCAGCTGACGTTTGCACCAGAGTATGTTTAGGCCGGACCATCTGCCAGGCTCTGGGTCTCAGGGTTCACAGTTCATCaagcacctgctctgtgccaggcagaggtgggtcagggatggggagggggcttcATTCCAAGTTTCTAGGTGCCTGGGATGTGCTTAGGGACTTTCGTAGACCTCCCTGTGGGAAGCACAGGGCTGGTTTTCTGAGAGAGCATGCCGGGCGGAGGAGTCCACCCCGCCCCTTCGCAGCACTGAGGGGTCTTTCTTGGAAGGACTTTGCTTGCTTCCTGCAAGCTGGCACTGGCCGGTGGGCCCCGCCTGCCACAGCCCCGAGGAACAGGTGAGCCTCCTTGGCATGCAGGTATGTGGCCCGACCTGTTCTGTGCCCTGGGTCACACCTGAGAGCCCTGCCTGCCTCCACCTGGCTGTCATCGGGCTGGACGCTTACCTATGGTACTGGTCACCCTGACACCCTTGGCCCACCTCACCGGGATGGGAGGGTTCAGGGAGAAGGCAGGGTGGCTCTGGGGGCTGGCGTCACAGCTGACCCCCTCCCCTGGGTGGCTcggggggagggaagagggtcAGGGAGGGTGAGGGGCCAGAGGGACGGTCCGTCTGCCCAGGTCTCAGCAGCCCAGAGCCCAGGAGACGCAGCAGCCAGGGCGTCCAGCGGTCACTCGCACCAAGGGGGCGGTCAGCTGGCCTGAGGTGGAGGAGGTGAGACGGTGAGGTGGGCCTGGGACCTGGTCCTGGGCTGCTGCTCAGGGTGCATCAGGGGCCGGTGTGGCCCATGGGGGCATGTGTTGTTGGGGAACCCCATGCCCCACACTGCAGTCACTCCCACCTAGGCCCTGGTGCACCTGCAGCTCTGGGAGAATGTGGACGTGCTGCTGGTGGCCTCCTGGCAGGAGCTGAGCCAGCACATGTGCGCCTTCACCAAGGCCCTCGCCCAGCGCCCCTTCAAGTGTGTGACCCTCTCCCTTCTGGGAGCTGCGGGTGGGGGAGCTGTGTCCGAGGGGTCCCAGGCTCTGTTGAGCAGGGGGTGGGGTGCTCGGCAGAGGTGAGGAGCCTCTAGCGCCTCCCTGCACCGCCCCCCCCACCAGGCAGGCCCGGGAGTCTggggcctttcccttctgcacTTCTAGGCGCTGGGTGGCAGGTGAGCGAGTGGCCAGAGATGGCGCAGGGCTGCGGGGAGCCTGGTGGCGGCAGGTCAGGCAGTTCAACCGCGTCAGCCCTGCCGTGGCTGACACTGTTGTCAGTGCCTTCCCATCCCCCCGCCTGCTGCAGCAGGTGGGTGCCCGCCCTCATCCAAACCCTGGGAACGGGGGCCGGCTCCCCAAGGCCTGCCACTCACCCCTGCGCCCGCCCTAGGTGTACATGGCCTGTGGCACGAAGCAGGAGCGCCTGGCCCTGCTGGCCGACCTCCCGGTGAAGACGGGCAAGGGTGTGCCGCCCCGCAGGGTGGGGCCCGACCTCTCCCGCCGTATCTGCCTCTTCCTGACCACCACCGACCCCGACCTTCTGCTGGACCTGGGTTCCTGACCACGCCCGTGGGGCCACACAGGGGCCCCCCCGCCTGCGGCAGGAGTGATCACGGCCACCCAGGGACCCGTGGGAAACCACGGGGGGTGGTGCGCCCCGCACCTGGGGCTCTCGGGGCTCTTGGTCGAGTCTGACCCCGAGCTGGGAGATGAAGGGGCAGCAGAGAGAAATCTTGCATAACTGGGAGAAGAGGAAATTCTTTGCTCGCCGGTGGAAGGTCTCtagatggtggggggtggggctcaCGTGCCCTGGACCTGTGCACGCTGGCCGAGGGGCT from Muntiacus reevesi chromosome 2, mMunRee1.1, whole genome shotgun sequence harbors:
- the EME2 gene encoding probable crossover junction endonuclease EME2 isoform X1, with translation MARAGPGRAGGARRGQEQLRPPTWEISDSDAEGPASAETPATTRDPAGERRPAAEALRWLRPWQAVRRLAVLVDPAVLEDAGADTLMEALHALGCEPRVEPQRPARSLRWSRASPDPCPRGVPPEVWAEDEPHVLLLLEPEEFVRGVIQLTQVCGPTCSVPWVTPESPACLHLAVIGLDAYLWSQQPRAQETQQPGRPAVTRTKGAVSWPEVEEALVHLQLWENVDVLLVASWQELSQHMCAFTKALAQRPFKRWVAGERVARDGAGLRGAWWRQVRQFNRVSPAVADTVVSAFPSPRLLQQVYMACGTKQERLALLADLPVKTGKGVPPRRVGPDLSRRICLFLTTTDPDLLLDLGS
- the MRPS34 gene encoding small ribosomal subunit protein mS34, translated to MARRKVRPRLIAELARRVRALREQRERPRDSVRYALDYETLMRPHSGRKLPMRAWIDVRRESRLLQLLGRLPFFGLGRLVTRKSWLWQHDEPCYWRLTRVRPDYTAQNLDHGKAWGILTFKGKTESEAREIEQVMYHDWRLVPKHEEEAFTSFTPAPEDTPRPVPYPPLLRAMILAERQKNGDPSTEEPMLSLERIRTDPWDYPENQEAKKKTKGTAV
- the EME2 gene encoding probable crossover junction endonuclease EME2 isoform X3 translates to MARAGPGRAGGARRGQEQLRPPTWEISDSDAEGPASAETPATTRDPAGERRPAAEALRWLRPWQAVRRLAVLVDPAVLEDAGADTLMEALHALGCEPRVEPQRPARSLRWSRASPDPCPRGVPPEVWAEDEPHVLLLLEPEEFVRGVIQLTQVCGPTCSVPWVTPESPACLHLAVIGLDAYLWRWVAGERVARDGAGLRGAWWRQVRQFNRVSPAVADTVVSAFPSPRLLQQVYMACGTKQERLALLADLPVKTGKGVPPRRVGPDLSRRICLFLTTTDPDLLLDLGS
- the NME3 gene encoding nucleoside diphosphate kinase 3; this encodes MICLMLTIFANLFPAAYTGVHERTFLAVKPDGVQRRLVGEIVRRFERKGFKLVALKLVLASEELLREHYAELRERPFFGRLVKYMGSGPVVAMVWQGLDVVRASRALIGATNPADAAPGTIRGDFCIEVGKNVIHGSDSVESARREIALWFRTDELLCWEDSAGHWLYE
- the EME2 gene encoding probable crossover junction endonuclease EME2 isoform X2 is translated as MARAGPGRAGGARRGQEQLRPPTWEISDSDAEGPASAETPATTRDPAGERRPAAEALRWLRPWQAVRRLAVLVDPAVLEDAGADTLMEALHALGCEPRVEPQRPARSLRWSRASPDPCPRGVPPEVWAEDEPHVLLLLEPEEFVRGVIQLTQDFACFLQAGTGRWAPPATAPRNRSQQPRAQETQQPGRPAVTRTKGAVSWPEVEEALVHLQLWENVDVLLVASWQELSQHMCAFTKALAQRPFKRWVAGERVARDGAGLRGAWWRQVRQFNRVSPAVADTVVSAFPSPRLLQQVYMACGTKQERLALLADLPVKTGKGVPPRRVGPDLSRRICLFLTTTDPDLLLDLGS